The Candidatus Dormiibacterota bacterium genome segment CGTTGGATTCGAGTTCGCGCATCAAGCGGTCGCGAATCTGTCGCGAGGTGAGGAACTTGCCCTCTTGGCCTGCGAACGGCGAGTTGTTGACCGAGAAGAACATCGAGACCGTAGGCTCGTCGACCGCGACGGCGTGAATGCCCTCGGGGGCGCCGGCGTCGGCGATAGTATCGCCGATGTTCAAATCTTCGATGCCTGAGACGCAGATGATATCGCCGGCGGCGGCTTCCTCGACTTCGATACGTTCGAGCCCTTGGAAGGTGAGCATCTTGGTGAGGCGGAGGCCCATTTCGACTTTGCCGTCGCGTCCGACTTTGGCGATCGGCGCGTTCACGCGCGTGCTGCCGCGGAAGATGCGCCCGATGCCGATGCGTCCGACGAATTTGTTGTGATCGATTGCGGAGATGAGCAGCTGGAACGGCCCATCTTCGGCCGGGGCTTCGGGAACGTGATTGGCGATCGTTTCGAAGAGCGGCTCGAGATTCTCGCTCGGATCTTCGAGCGTGCGCTTTGCGATGCCCATGCGCCCGTTGGTGAAGACGACCGGGAAATCGGCTTGCTCGTCGCTTGCGCCGAGTTCGATAAAGAGGTCGAAGACCTCGTTGACGATCTCGGTGGGGCGCGCATCCTTGCGGTCGATTTTGTTGATCGCGACCAAGACTTTGAGATCGAGTTCGAGCGCCTTGCGCAGCACGAAGCGCGTCTGCGGCATCACGCCTTCGGCCGCATCGACGAGCAGGAACACGCCCTGCACCATCTGCAGCACGCGCTCGACTTCGCCACCGAAATCGGCGTGGCCGGGCGTATCGACGATGTTGAACTTGACGTCGCCGTGGCGAATCGCCGTGTTTTTGGCAAGAATGGTAATGCCGCGCTCTTTTTCGAGCGGGTTGGAGTCCATCACGCGGGTCGCCACATGCTGGCCCT includes the following:
- the typA gene encoding translational GTPase TypA, yielding MKTRPDIRNVAIIAHVDHGKTTLVDAMLKQSGVFREGQHVATRVMDSNPLEKERGITILAKNTAIRHGDVKFNIVDTPGHADFGGEVERVLQMVQGVFLLVDAAEGVMPQTRFVLRKALELDLKVLVAINKIDRKDARPTEIVNEVFDLFIELGASDEQADFPVVFTNGRMGIAKRTLEDPSENLEPLFETIANHVPEAPAEDGPFQLLISAIDHNKFVGRIGIGRIFRGSTRVNAPIAKVGRDGKVEMGLRLTKMLTFQGLERIEVEEAAAGDIICVSGIEDLNIGDTIADAGAPEGIHAVAVDEPTVSMFFSVNNSPFAGQEGKFLTSRQIRDRLMRELESNVALRVEDTESADTFEVRGRGELHLSILIETMRREGYEIAVSKPQVIIMERDGKRWEPVEYVVVDVQEDYAGAVIEALGKRKAIMSNMINVGDSRRLEYTMPTRAIFGLRGELLTLTRGTAVMSHTYYDHQEWQGELPGRNVGALVASDTGTITAYALAGVEQRGRFFVGPGAEAYEGMIVGKANDDKDIALNVVKAKKLTNMRASGSDDTVRLAPPEELSLERAIEFIEDDELVEVTPKTIRIRKRILDESERLKARRREKTAT